Proteins encoded together in one Mycobacterium simiae window:
- a CDS encoding molybdenum cofactor biosynthesis protein MoaE: MTVVLRAAMTEQSISLDEHEELVGHRSAGAIVGFVGMIRDHDEGRRVVRLEYSAHPSAAQVMAEVVAEVAEKSAGVRAVAASHRIGTLHIGEAALVAAVAADHRQEAFATCAALVDTIKARLPVWKHQFFDDGTEEWVGSA, encoded by the coding sequence ATGACGGTCGTGTTGCGCGCGGCGATGACCGAGCAGTCCATCTCCCTGGATGAGCATGAAGAACTGGTGGGCCATCGGTCGGCCGGTGCCATCGTCGGGTTCGTGGGCATGATTCGCGACCACGACGAGGGACGCCGGGTCGTGCGGCTCGAATATTCTGCCCACCCCTCGGCTGCCCAGGTCATGGCGGAGGTAGTGGCCGAGGTCGCCGAGAAGTCAGCCGGCGTGCGTGCGGTCGCGGCCAGCCACCGGATCGGCACGCTGCACATCGGGGAGGCCGCGTTGGTGGCGGCGGTGGCCGCCGATCACCGGCAGGAAGCGTTCGCAACCTGCGCCGCGCTGGTCGACACGATCAAGGCGCGCCTACCGGTCTGGAAACACCAGTTTTTCGACGACGGAACAGAGGAATGGGTGGGGTCGGCCTGA
- a CDS encoding transglycosylase family protein — protein sequence MSGRHRKPTTSNLQVAKIAFTGAVLGGGSIALAGQAAAATDSEWDQVARCESGGNWGINTGNGYYGGVQFNASTWASHGGREYAPSAQLATREQQIAVAERVLATQGRGAWPVCGGPLSAPTPREVLPTPAGLDVPGLNGDPGPLAPPPPADAPPPADAPAPPPPADAPPPAPVQLASFDQPAPPPADLPPAPPADAPPPADAVPPPPADLPPPPAELPPPAELPPPADIPPPADALPPAPPADAPPPADAPPPADAPPPAPDAPAPVDTDTPPAPQQALKVGYTQRVWDAIRAENVDGNAALDSLALSAPVN from the coding sequence ATGAGCGGACGTCACCGCAAACCCACGACATCCAACCTTCAGGTCGCCAAGATCGCCTTTACCGGGGCGGTTCTTGGTGGCGGCAGCATCGCCCTGGCGGGTCAAGCGGCTGCGGCCACGGACAGCGAGTGGGATCAGGTAGCCCGGTGCGAATCGGGTGGCAACTGGGGCATCAACACCGGCAACGGTTACTACGGTGGCGTTCAGTTCAATGCCAGCACGTGGGCTTCACACGGTGGTCGCGAGTACGCCCCGTCGGCCCAACTGGCCACCCGGGAACAGCAGATCGCGGTCGCCGAGCGCGTGCTGGCGACGCAGGGTCGTGGCGCTTGGCCGGTATGCGGTGGGCCGCTGTCGGCGCCTACCCCGCGGGAAGTCCTTCCCACCCCGGCGGGCTTGGACGTCCCAGGCCTCAATGGCGACCCCGGACCGCTAGCCCCGCCGCCGCCCGCCGACGCGCCCCCGCCCGCGGACGCTCCTGCGCCACCGCCGCCCGCCGACGCGCCCCCGCCCGCCCCGGTGCAGCTGGCGTCCTTCGACCAGCCGGCTCCGCCGCCCGCGGATCTACCGCCGGCCCCGCCCGCCGACGCCCCGCCACCCGCCGACGCGGTGCCGCCCCCACCGGCAGATCTTCCACCCCCGCCGGCCGAACTTCCCCCGCCGGCCGAACTTCCGCCGCCCGCAGACATTCCGCCGCCCGCGGATGCCCTGCCGCCCGCTCCGCCGGCCGACGCCCCGCCCCCGGCTGACGCGCCGCCGCCCGCGGATGCGCCCCCGCCCGCCCCGGACGCGCCGGCCCCCGTCGACACCGACACTCCTCCGGCACCCCAGCAGGCCCTGAAGGTCGGCTACACACAGCGGGTGTGGGACGCGATCCGCGCCGAAAACGTCGACGGCAACGCCGCACTTGACTCACTGGCGCTGTCGGCGCCGGTCAACTAA
- a CDS encoding MoaD/ThiS family protein yields the protein MAESRVNTEDTAGIAVTVRYFAAARAAAGVETETVVLRPGTTVAELVQRLAASGTRLATVLSRCSYLCDGIAVRDATKPLRAGNTIDVLPPFAGG from the coding sequence GTGGCTGAGTCTCGCGTCAACACCGAAGACACCGCGGGCATCGCGGTGACGGTTCGCTACTTCGCCGCCGCGCGCGCCGCCGCGGGCGTCGAAACGGAAACCGTCGTTCTTCGCCCGGGCACCACGGTGGCCGAGTTGGTTCAAAGACTCGCCGCTTCGGGTACCCGACTTGCAACCGTGTTGAGCCGATGCTCCTATCTCTGCGACGGCATCGCGGTACGGGACGCAACCAAACCGTTGCGGGCAGGTAACACGATCGACGTGTTACCCCCGTTCGCGGGCGGTTGA
- the moaA gene encoding GTP 3',8-cyclase MoaA: MTPTALGLPRMPSVATARPPGTVADEMPTEGPLRDTYGRAATDLRVSLTDRCNLRCNYCMPAEGLNWLPGDQLLRSDELSRLMRIAVTRLGITSVRFTGGEPLLSRHLEEVVAAAAELRPRPQISLTTNGVGLARRAAGLAAAGLNRVNVSLDSVNRDRFKAITRRDRLADVVAGLVAAKEAGLTPVKVNAVLDPASGRADVVELLGFCLEHGYQLRVIEQMPLDAGHRWRRESALTADEVLAALRPHFRLRPDPAPRGSAPAELWLVDTGPGTPSGKFGVIASVSHAFCSACDRTRLTADGQIRSCLFATDETDLRGLLRAGAGDDAIETAWRAAMWGKPAGHGINDPNFVQPDRPMSAIGG, translated from the coding sequence ATGACACCGACCGCACTCGGGCTGCCGAGGATGCCCAGCGTCGCGACGGCCCGGCCCCCTGGCACGGTCGCCGACGAGATGCCGACCGAGGGCCCGCTGCGCGACACCTACGGCCGGGCCGCAACCGATCTGCGGGTATCGCTGACCGATCGTTGCAATCTTCGGTGCAATTACTGCATGCCGGCCGAGGGCCTGAACTGGCTGCCCGGTGACCAGCTGCTGCGCTCAGACGAGTTGTCCAGGCTGATGCGCATTGCCGTCACCCGGCTGGGCATCACCAGCGTGCGCTTCACCGGCGGTGAGCCGCTCCTGTCGCGCCACCTCGAAGAGGTGGTCGCGGCGGCGGCCGAACTGCGGCCCCGGCCGCAGATTTCGCTGACCACCAACGGCGTCGGCCTCGCCCGGCGGGCGGCCGGCCTCGCCGCGGCAGGGCTGAACCGCGTGAATGTCTCACTGGACAGCGTGAACCGGGATCGCTTCAAGGCGATCACCCGTCGCGACCGGCTCGCCGACGTGGTAGCCGGCCTGGTGGCCGCCAAGGAGGCCGGTCTGACGCCGGTCAAGGTGAATGCCGTGCTGGATCCCGCCTCCGGCCGTGCAGACGTCGTCGAGCTGTTGGGGTTCTGTCTCGAGCACGGCTACCAGTTGCGGGTGATCGAGCAGATGCCGCTGGACGCCGGGCATCGATGGCGGCGCGAGTCGGCGCTGACCGCCGACGAGGTGCTGGCCGCGTTGCGGCCGCACTTCCGGCTGCGTCCAGACCCGGCGCCACGTGGTTCGGCGCCTGCCGAGTTGTGGCTGGTCGATACGGGGCCGGGCACGCCGAGCGGAAAGTTCGGGGTGATCGCCTCGGTGTCGCACGCCTTCTGCTCGGCCTGTGACCGCACGCGGCTAACGGCCGACGGGCAGATCCGAAGTTGCCTGTTCGCCACCGACGAGACCGACCTGCGCGGGCTGCTGCGCGCCGGCGCCGGCGACGATGCGATCGAGACAGCGTGGCGCGCCGCGATGTGGGGCAAGCCCGCCGGACACGGAATCAACGACCCGAACTTCGTCCAGCCGGACCGCCCGATGAGTGCGATCGGTGGCTGA
- a CDS encoding YccF domain-containing protein, translated as MRLVLNVIWLVFGGLWMALGYLAAALISFLLIITIPFGFASLRIASYALWPFGRTIVDKPTAGTGALIGNIIWVLLFGIWLAIGHLLSAAAMAVTIIGIPLALANLKLIPVSLMPLGKEIVPVGAPTQFSGVPA; from the coding sequence ATGCGCCTGGTTCTCAACGTCATCTGGCTCGTATTCGGTGGTCTTTGGATGGCCCTCGGATATCTGGCTGCGGCGCTCATCAGCTTCTTGCTCATCATCACGATTCCGTTCGGATTCGCGTCGCTACGGATCGCCTCCTATGCGTTGTGGCCGTTCGGCCGGACCATCGTCGACAAGCCGACCGCCGGAACCGGCGCCCTGATCGGGAACATCATCTGGGTGCTGCTCTTCGGTATTTGGCTGGCGATCGGCCATTTGCTCAGCGCGGCGGCCATGGCGGTCACGATCATTGGCATTCCGCTGGCGCTGGCCAACCTCAAACTCATTCCGGTGTCGCTGATGCCGCTGGGTAAGGAGATCGTTCCGGTCGGCGCGCCGACCCAATTTTCCGGAGTGCCCGCATGA
- a CDS encoding cold-shock protein, whose amino-acid sequence MPTGKVKWYDAEKGFGFLSQEDGEDVYVRSSALPEGVEGLKTGQRVEFGVASGRRGPQALSLKLIDPPPSLARARREQTPVEHKHSPDELHGMVEDMITLLESTVQPELRKGRYPDRKVARRVSEVVKAVARELDA is encoded by the coding sequence GTGCCGACCGGCAAGGTTAAGTGGTACGACGCCGAAAAGGGATTCGGCTTCCTGTCACAGGAAGACGGGGAGGACGTGTACGTCCGCTCGTCGGCGTTGCCCGAGGGGGTCGAGGGGCTCAAGACTGGGCAGCGGGTGGAGTTCGGCGTGGCCTCCGGGCGACGCGGCCCGCAAGCGTTGAGCCTCAAGCTGATCGATCCGCCGCCCAGCCTCGCCCGGGCTCGCCGCGAGCAGACCCCGGTCGAGCACAAGCACAGCCCCGACGAGCTGCACGGCATGGTCGAGGACATGATCACCTTGTTGGAGAGCACCGTGCAGCCCGAGCTGCGCAAGGGCCGGTATCCCGACCGCAAGGTGGCGCGCCGAGTCTCCGAGGTGGTCAAGGCGGTAGCCCGCGAGCTCGACGCCTGA
- a CDS encoding acyl-CoA dehydrogenase family protein, whose protein sequence is MAQQAQVTEEQARALAEESRESGWDKPSFAKELFLGHFPLERIHPFPKPSDENEARTREFLAKLRDFLKTVEGSVIERHARIPDEYVKGLAELGCFGMKIPSEYGGLNMSQVAYNRALMMISSVHPSLGALLSAHQSIGVPEPLKLAGSDEQKRRFLPRCAAGAISAFLLTEPDVGSDPARLASTATPVEDGLAYQLEGVKLWTTNGVVAELLVVMARVPKSEGHRGGISAFVVEADSPGITVERRNSFMGLRGIENGVTRLHSVRVPSENLIGREGDGLKIALTTLNAGRLSIPANATGSSKWALKIVREWSGERVQWGKPLAEHEAVARKISFIAATNYALEAVLELSGQMADEGRNDIRIEAALAKLWSSEMACVIADELVQIRGGRGYETAESLAARGERAVPAEQVLRDLRINRIFEGSSEIMRLLIAREAVDAHLDAAGDLAKPDTGWREKAAAAVGASGFYAKWLPQLAFGEGQRPRAYSEFGPLAAHLRFIERCTRKLARNTFYGMARWQAKLEQKQGFLGRVVDIGAELFAMSAVCVRAEGQRVADPTQGEQAYALAEMFCRQATLRIQALFDALWTNTDDGDVKLTREVLQGRYSWLEDGIVDQSEGTGPWIAHWDAGASAEANLARRFLTASTSTSTSTSASASTSAMAQ, encoded by the coding sequence ATGGCACAGCAAGCGCAGGTCACCGAAGAGCAAGCAAGAGCACTGGCCGAAGAGTCCCGGGAAAGTGGTTGGGACAAACCGTCCTTCGCCAAGGAGCTATTTCTCGGTCATTTTCCGCTAGAGCGCATCCATCCGTTCCCCAAACCGTCCGACGAGAACGAGGCACGTACTCGCGAGTTCCTGGCCAAGCTGCGGGACTTCCTGAAAACGGTCGAGGGCAGTGTCATCGAGCGTCACGCGCGGATTCCCGATGAGTACGTCAAGGGACTGGCTGAATTGGGCTGCTTCGGGATGAAGATCCCCTCCGAGTACGGCGGGCTGAACATGTCGCAGGTGGCCTACAACCGGGCCCTGATGATGATTTCGTCCGTGCACCCCAGTCTTGGCGCGTTGCTGTCGGCCCATCAATCGATCGGGGTGCCCGAGCCGCTGAAGCTGGCCGGCAGCGACGAGCAGAAGCGGCGGTTCTTGCCGCGGTGTGCCGCCGGTGCGATCTCGGCGTTTCTGCTCACCGAACCCGACGTCGGTTCCGACCCCGCGCGGTTGGCCTCGACGGCGACGCCGGTCGAGGACGGGCTCGCCTATCAACTCGAGGGCGTGAAGCTGTGGACCACCAACGGCGTCGTCGCCGAACTGCTGGTGGTGATGGCGCGGGTACCCAAGAGCGAGGGGCACCGCGGCGGAATCAGCGCATTTGTGGTCGAGGCGGATTCGCCCGGTATCACGGTGGAACGGCGCAACTCCTTTATGGGATTGCGCGGCATCGAGAACGGCGTCACCCGGCTGCACAGCGTGCGGGTACCCAGCGAGAACCTGATCGGACGCGAAGGCGACGGGTTGAAGATCGCGCTGACAACGCTGAATGCCGGGCGCTTATCGATACCGGCGAACGCGACAGGGTCGTCGAAGTGGGCGTTGAAGATCGTGCGCGAATGGTCCGGCGAGCGGGTGCAATGGGGCAAGCCGTTGGCTGAACACGAAGCCGTGGCCCGCAAGATCTCGTTCATCGCCGCCACCAACTACGCGCTGGAGGCCGTCCTCGAACTGTCGGGGCAGATGGCCGACGAGGGCCGCAACGACATCCGTATCGAGGCGGCGCTGGCCAAACTATGGTCCAGCGAAATGGCCTGCGTCATCGCCGACGAACTCGTGCAGATCCGCGGCGGACGTGGCTATGAGACGGCGGAATCGCTCGCCGCGCGCGGCGAACGGGCCGTACCTGCCGAACAGGTGCTGCGCGACCTGCGGATCAACCGCATCTTCGAGGGGTCCAGCGAGATCATGAGACTGCTGATCGCTCGGGAGGCCGTCGATGCGCACCTCGACGCGGCCGGCGACCTGGCGAAACCCGATACTGGGTGGCGCGAAAAGGCGGCGGCTGCTGTCGGCGCGAGCGGGTTCTACGCAAAGTGGTTGCCCCAGCTGGCCTTTGGTGAAGGGCAGCGGCCCCGGGCCTACAGCGAGTTCGGCCCCCTGGCGGCGCATCTGCGCTTCATCGAGCGTTGTACCCGCAAACTGGCCCGCAATACCTTTTACGGGATGGCGCGCTGGCAGGCCAAGCTCGAGCAAAAACAAGGATTCCTGGGACGCGTCGTCGACATCGGCGCCGAGCTGTTCGCGATGTCTGCGGTATGCGTGCGCGCCGAGGGCCAGCGTGTGGCCGATCCGACGCAGGGCGAGCAGGCTTACGCGCTGGCCGAAATGTTTTGTCGGCAGGCAACTTTGCGGATCCAAGCGCTGTTCGATGCGTTGTGGACCAACACCGATGACGGTGATGTGAAACTGACCCGAGAGGTGCTGCAGGGCAGGTACAGCTGGCTGGAGGACGGGATCGTCGACCAGTCGGAGGGGACCGGGCCGTGGATCGCGCACTGGGACGCGGGCGCGTCGGCCGAGGCCAACCTGGCTCGACGGTTCCTGACGGCATCGACATCGACATCGACATCGACATCGGCATCGGCATCGACGAGCGCGATGGCCCAGTAG
- a CDS encoding glutathione S-transferase family protein, producing the protein MATYVAGAGEFTRDTNYITTRITADGRDGYPVEPGRYRLVVARACPWANRAIIVRRLLGLEDVLSIGFCGPTHDERSWTFDLDPGGVDPVLKIPRLQDAYFKRVPGYSKGITVPAIVDVPTGAVVTNDFAQMTLDLSTEWVAYHREGAPQLYPEHLRAEIDEVNRRVYTEINNGVYRCGFAGSQEAYEAAYDRLFTALDWVSDRLSNQRYLVGDTITEADVRLFTTLARFDPVYHGHFKCNRSKLSEMPVLWAYARDLFQTPGFGDTTDFVQIKQHYYVVHADINPTGIVPKGPDLTGWLSAHGREALGGRPFGDGSPPGPPPEGERVPAGHGA; encoded by the coding sequence ATGGCCACCTACGTTGCCGGCGCCGGCGAATTCACCCGTGACACCAACTACATCACCACCCGCATCACCGCCGACGGCCGCGACGGCTATCCGGTGGAGCCGGGCAGGTATCGGCTGGTGGTCGCCCGCGCCTGCCCGTGGGCCAACCGCGCTATCATCGTGCGGCGCCTGCTAGGCCTGGAAGATGTTCTTTCCATTGGGTTTTGCGGCCCCACGCACGACGAACGCAGCTGGACCTTCGATCTCGACCCCGGCGGTGTCGACCCCGTTCTGAAGATCCCACGGCTGCAAGATGCCTACTTCAAACGGGTCCCAGGCTATTCCAAAGGGATCACCGTGCCGGCAATCGTCGACGTGCCCACCGGCGCGGTGGTCACCAACGACTTCGCACAGATGACGCTGGATCTGTCCACCGAATGGGTGGCCTACCACCGCGAAGGTGCGCCCCAGCTCTACCCGGAACACTTGCGTGCCGAGATCGACGAGGTGAACAGGCGGGTCTACACCGAAATCAACAACGGCGTCTATCGATGCGGATTCGCCGGTTCGCAGGAGGCTTACGAGGCGGCCTATGACCGGCTATTCACCGCCCTGGACTGGGTGAGCGATCGCCTGTCAAACCAGCGATACCTAGTAGGCGACACCATCACCGAAGCCGATGTGCGACTGTTCACCACTTTGGCCCGTTTCGACCCGGTTTACCACGGCCACTTCAAGTGCAACCGCAGCAAGCTGTCCGAGATGCCGGTGTTGTGGGCTTACGCGCGAGATCTGTTCCAGACGCCGGGTTTCGGTGATACCACCGACTTCGTCCAGATCAAACAGCACTACTACGTCGTCCATGCCGACATCAATCCGACCGGGATTGTGCCCAAGGGCCCGGACCTGACCGGCTGGCTTTCGGCGCATGGCCGGGAAGCGTTGGGAGGCAGGCCTTTCGGTGACGGAAGCCCGCCCGGCCCGCCGCCCGAGGGTGAACGGGTCCCGGCCGGCCACGGCGCTTAG
- a CDS encoding DUF2771 domain-containing protein, translating into MRRGVAAALAVVVLLLAAGAGLGTWWLLRKPGPQAPEISAYSHGQLVRVGPYLYCNVLNLNDCQQPQAQGELHVSDRYPVQLSVPAAISRAPWRLLQVYEDPANTATTMFRPNTRFAVTIPSVDAQRGRLTGIVVQLLTLVVDPSGELRDVPHAEWSLRTVF; encoded by the coding sequence GTGAGACGCGGCGTGGCCGCGGCGCTCGCGGTGGTGGTGCTGTTGCTGGCTGCCGGCGCCGGCCTCGGCACCTGGTGGCTGCTGCGCAAGCCCGGCCCGCAGGCACCCGAGATCAGCGCATATTCGCACGGGCAGCTGGTCCGCGTCGGACCCTACCTGTACTGCAATGTGCTCAACCTCAACGACTGTCAGCAACCGCAGGCGCAGGGCGAGCTGCACGTCAGCGATCGCTACCCGGTGCAGCTCTCGGTGCCGGCGGCGATTTCGCGAGCGCCGTGGCGACTGTTGCAGGTGTATGAGGATCCGGCCAACACCGCCACCACCATGTTCCGCCCCAACACCCGGTTCGCGGTCACCATTCCGTCGGTCGACGCCCAGCGCGGGCGGCTGACTGGGATCGTGGTGCAGTTGCTGACATTGGTGGTCGACCCGTCGGGCGAACTGCGCGATGTTCCGCACGCCGAATGGTCGCTGCGGACGGTCTTTTGA
- a CDS encoding MFS transporter — translation MGPYQGRRTRTGVSNEHPGMANYPADDAARRTRRPPPPPSANRYLPPLGRHKEPDRSTPPPRRPPSGERITVTRAAALRSREMGSRMYWMVQRAATADGADKSGLTALTWPVVANSAVDSAMAVALANTLFFAAASGESKSRVALYLLITIAPFAVIAPLIGPALDRLQHGRRVALAMSFGLRTALAVLLIMNYDGGSGSFPSWVLYPCALAMMVFSKSFSVLRSAVTPRVMPPTIDLVRVNARLTMFGLLGGTIVGGAIAGGVEFLGTHLLKLPGALFVVVAVTVAGAMLSMRIPRWVEVTAGEVPATLSYHQDSEPQRHRWHREVKKVGGALRQPLGRNIITSLWGNCTIKVMVGFLFLYPAFVAKAHDANGWIQLAMLGIIGAAAGIGNFVGNFISARLKLGRPAVLVVRCTVAVCAVALTASVAGTLMAATIATLVTSGASAIAKASLDASLQDDLPEESRASGFGRSESTLQLAWVLGGALGVLVYTELWVGFTAVSAILILGLAQTVVSFRGNSLIPGLGGNRPVMVEQEGMRRDTGMTAAAPQ, via the coding sequence TTGGGCCCCTACCAGGGCCGCCGCACCCGCACCGGGGTGTCGAATGAGCATCCAGGCATGGCCAATTACCCCGCCGACGACGCAGCCCGACGCACCCGCCGCCCGCCACCTCCGCCCAGCGCCAATCGCTATCTGCCGCCGCTGGGCCGGCATAAGGAACCGGACCGCAGCACCCCACCGCCGCGTCGTCCCCCGTCCGGGGAACGAATCACCGTCACCCGCGCCGCAGCGCTGCGCAGCCGCGAGATGGGTTCGCGGATGTACTGGATGGTGCAGCGGGCCGCCACTGCCGACGGCGCCGACAAGTCCGGTCTTACGGCGCTGACCTGGCCCGTGGTCGCGAACTCCGCGGTCGACTCGGCGATGGCGGTGGCGCTGGCCAATACCCTCTTCTTCGCCGCGGCCAGCGGGGAAAGCAAATCCAGGGTCGCACTGTACTTGTTGATCACCATCGCGCCGTTCGCGGTGATCGCCCCGTTGATCGGCCCGGCGCTGGATCGGCTGCAGCACGGCCGCCGCGTCGCGCTGGCTATGTCGTTTGGGCTGCGTACCGCGCTGGCGGTGCTGCTGATCATGAACTACGACGGCGGGAGCGGCAGCTTCCCCTCCTGGGTGCTCTATCCGTGTGCGCTGGCCATGATGGTGTTCTCCAAGTCCTTCAGCGTGCTGCGCAGTGCGGTGACACCGCGGGTCATGCCGCCGACGATCGACCTGGTCCGGGTCAACGCCCGGCTGACCATGTTCGGTCTGCTCGGCGGCACCATCGTCGGCGGTGCAATCGCGGGCGGCGTCGAGTTCCTCGGCACGCACCTGCTCAAACTGCCCGGGGCATTGTTCGTCGTCGTCGCGGTCACGGTCGCCGGCGCCATGCTGTCGATGCGAATTCCGCGGTGGGTGGAGGTGACCGCGGGTGAGGTTCCCGCCACCCTGAGTTACCACCAGGACAGCGAGCCGCAACGGCATCGCTGGCATCGGGAAGTCAAAAAGGTCGGCGGGGCGTTACGACAACCGCTGGGCCGCAACATCATCACGTCGCTGTGGGGCAACTGCACCATCAAGGTGATGGTCGGTTTTTTGTTTCTGTATCCCGCGTTCGTCGCCAAGGCGCACGACGCCAATGGGTGGATCCAGCTCGCGATGCTGGGGATCATCGGGGCGGCGGCCGGGATCGGTAACTTCGTCGGCAACTTCATCAGCGCCCGGCTGAAACTGGGCCGTCCCGCAGTGCTCGTCGTCCGCTGCACGGTGGCGGTATGCGCGGTGGCGCTGACCGCCTCGGTGGCCGGCACCCTGATGGCGGCCACGATCGCCACCCTGGTCACCTCGGGGGCCAGCGCGATTGCGAAGGCATCGCTGGACGCTTCGCTGCAGGACGACCTGCCGGAGGAATCCCGGGCGTCGGGCTTTGGCCGCTCCGAATCGACGCTGCAGTTGGCCTGGGTGCTGGGCGGTGCGCTGGGTGTTCTGGTGTACACCGAGCTGTGGGTAGGCTTCACGGCCGTCAGCGCGATATTGATTCTGGGGTTGGCGCAGACGGTGGTCAGCTTCCGCGGCAACTCGTTGATCCCGGGCCTTGGAGGTAACCGGCCGGTGATGGTCGAACAGGAAGGCATGCGCCGGGACACCGGCATGACCGCGGCGGCGCCGCAGTGA
- a CDS encoding DUF3027 domain-containing protein, with product MHGDESTTGPAEESAVATVTDWPEELAAVLRGAVDLARAAVVEFSGPDAVGDYLGVSYEDPNTATHRFLAHLPGYNGWQWAAVVAAYPGAEQATISEVVLVPGPTALLAPEWVPWEQRVRHGDLSPGDLLPPAANDERLVPGYTSSGDPQVDETAAEVGLGRRWVMGLWGRAEAAERWHTGDYGPDSAMARSTKRVCRDCGFFLPLAGSLGAMFGVCGNELSADGHVVDKHYGCGAHSDTPAPAGSGSPMYEPYDDGVLDIMEPPAEPSEPGEVREPAVEASEAADRSEESPEATLVPPEASGSEPGDTSESITESTD from the coding sequence ATGCATGGAGACGAAAGCACGACCGGGCCCGCCGAGGAATCCGCCGTGGCAACCGTGACCGACTGGCCCGAAGAGTTGGCGGCGGTGCTGCGGGGTGCGGTCGACCTGGCCAGGGCGGCCGTCGTGGAGTTCAGCGGCCCGGACGCGGTGGGAGATTACCTGGGCGTCAGCTACGAGGACCCGAACACCGCGACGCACCGGTTCCTGGCGCACCTGCCCGGTTACAACGGGTGGCAGTGGGCCGCCGTCGTTGCCGCCTATCCCGGCGCCGAGCAGGCCACGATCAGCGAGGTAGTGCTGGTCCCCGGGCCGACGGCGTTGCTGGCGCCGGAGTGGGTGCCGTGGGAGCAGCGAGTGCGGCACGGCGATTTGAGTCCGGGCGACCTGCTGCCGCCGGCCGCTAACGACGAGCGGCTGGTGCCGGGCTACACCTCCAGCGGTGACCCCCAGGTCGATGAGACCGCGGCCGAAGTCGGACTGGGCCGGCGGTGGGTGATGGGTCTGTGGGGCCGGGCGGAGGCCGCCGAGCGATGGCATACCGGCGACTACGGTCCGGACTCGGCGATGGCGAGGTCGACCAAACGCGTATGCCGCGACTGCGGCTTCTTCCTGCCGCTGGCGGGATCGTTGGGTGCGATGTTCGGGGTGTGCGGCAACGAGCTGTCGGCCGACGGGCACGTGGTCGACAAGCACTACGGGTGCGGCGCACACTCCGACACGCCGGCTCCGGCCGGAAGCGGATCGCCGATGTACGAGCCGTACGACGACGGTGTCCTCGACATCATGGAGCCGCCCGCCGAACCGTCGGAGCCGGGCGAGGTGCGCGAGCCGGCGGTAGAGGCGTCCGAGGCCGCAGACCGGTCCGAGGAATCACCCGAGGCCACGCTTGTGCCGCCGGAGGCGTCCGGGTCGGAGCCCGGGGACACCTCCGAATCCATCACGGAGTCAACCGACTAG
- a CDS encoding DUF2530 domain-containing protein — MSAESGPSPQPPSLPPALLRVWPFIIVGALGWLSVAVAAFLVPSLENWRPVALAGLGTGVVGTSIFLLQLAGARRGERGAQTGLETFLDRN; from the coding sequence ATGAGCGCCGAATCCGGCCCGAGCCCGCAGCCGCCGTCGCTGCCACCCGCGCTGCTTCGGGTATGGCCGTTCATCATCGTCGGCGCCTTGGGCTGGCTGAGCGTCGCGGTCGCCGCGTTCCTTGTTCCCTCGCTCGAGAATTGGCGTCCGGTGGCACTGGCCGGGCTGGGTACCGGCGTGGTGGGCACGTCGATCTTCTTGCTACAGCTCGCCGGAGCGCGCCGTGGCGAACGCGGCGCGCAGACCGGCCTGGAGACGTTTCTGGACCGGAACTAA
- a CDS encoding Rv0880 family HTH-type transcriptional regulator, with the protein MPDSDARLAADLSLAVLRLARQLRFRNPSAPVSLSQLSALTTLANEGAMTPGALAIRERVRPPSMTRVIASLADEGFVDRTPHPVDGRQVLVSVSEAGAELVKAARRARQEWLAEQLATLDSDKRATLREAADLMLALVDESP; encoded by the coding sequence ATGCCTGACAGCGATGCGCGGCTGGCGGCCGATCTGTCACTGGCGGTCCTGCGGCTGGCGCGCCAACTGCGGTTTCGAAATCCATCCGCTCCGGTCTCGCTATCTCAGCTGTCGGCATTGACGACTTTGGCCAATGAGGGCGCGATGACGCCGGGCGCCTTGGCGATTCGCGAACGCGTCCGCCCGCCGTCAATGACCAGGGTGATCGCATCCCTGGCCGATGAAGGCTTCGTGGATCGCACGCCGCATCCCGTCGACGGTCGGCAGGTGCTGGTCTCGGTGTCCGAGGCCGGCGCCGAATTGGTCAAAGCGGCACGGCGCGCCCGGCAGGAGTGGTTGGCCGAACAACTCGCGACGCTGGACAGCGACAAGCGCGCCACCCTTCGCGAGGCGGCCGACCTGATGCTGGCGCTGGTCGACGAAAGCCCGTGA